The genomic region ACCACTCCCAGCCAGTACATCTCTCGACCTCGACCGTgccatcccaccactccacgacccccccagctcccaatctcaaccccaaccccaacccccaacagcagAACTCACCCTCTCCGAACCCTGGGtctcctcccatcaccaccaccaccaccgccgggcACACTCAACCTCGACCCGCAATggcacccccaccccctcgccATGGGAAGAAGCAGAGATGAACCGCCTGAAAGCCAGCCATGAAGAACAAATCCGGGACCTGAAGATGAAGCTGGGGATGGAACTGGAGGACACGCGCCGCGACATGGCCAGACGAACGCACCAGCTGGTTGAACTCACCCGTCTGCACGACCGTGACAAGGAGGCGGTCGAGCGagtcaaggagctggagaaggagggggagaaggtgagggaggagttgaacATTCTCAAGAACAACGCCAAGCAGAACTTTCAGATTGCTGAggagtggaagaaggcgcATGATGACTtgacgagggagaaggagaggctggcggaggagttgaaagaggggaggggtcaGTTGGAGAGTTCTGAGAAACAGGTTGCcaagctggagggggagagggggaagttGACGAGGCTGCTGCAGGACGCGGAGGTGGATTTTcagaggatggtggaggagggtgaggtcaAGTTTGcaaaggagagggaggttcACCGGAGTGAGACGGATTCCCAGTTGCGGACGTTGCTTGAAAAGATGGAagatgggaagaggagacTCAAGGCCGAGTATGAGGTGGAGAAGTCGGCGATGACGCAGCAGATGCAAGGGTTGAAGGCTGAGCAGAAACACCAGGCGAGAAGGTACGAGGAGCAGATACAAAGACTGAAAGACGAGAGCACCGTGAGGCTTCAGGAGCTGCGTCGCCACTACCAGATCGAGTTGGAGAGTCAGGCGGCAAAATACAAGACCGAGATCAGCCACCGCATGGAGGAGTCCGACGCCAAGATGGCAGCTTACATGATGGACCGTGACGAACAGGCGGCTCGGGAAAGGGAACAGTACGAAAGACAAATTGCCGACCTCAAGCAGGTCCTGATGGAAAGACCGGGCGACTTTGACCTGCGACTTGTGTCTGACAGGAGTCTCAAGGAGGAATACCGGGCACTGAAGCGATCTGTCGACACAATCACGTTCAATCTCGGCCCCATGACAATCGACAGGAACATCGATGCGGCCAGCTTCCTGGAGcgagagggaaaaggccAGGAGAGGCTTTTCGTAAAGGCTCTCATCTGGGCCATGATCCTGGatggcttcttctcggcgCCGTACGGGTTTGGAGCACTGGGGCCTGGGGGCAATGGGGGGCCATTGTTTGAGCTGTACCGGAGCTGGAAGGAAATCGTCGAGGGTGATGGGTCAAAGGACGAGAATGGTCCTCTGGGACAGAATGAGTTTGGGCCCTTGTACCGGGATCGATATGCGAATTCGTGGCGCTCGACGACTTTTCAATCTATCCTGTAcgctgcagcagcaaaggaTGCGGATGGCAACAGTCTGGCCACTGGGGTCAGCAAGACTGTCCAGGTCAATCGTCAACGAGTCCAGGATAACATGCTGGCAATGCTGAAGAGCGTTTGCCGTGGCGATGTCAGCAAAGAGATACAAGAGGAGCTGACGGTGGCCGTGGGGAGGGCGAGTGAGCTGGCCATTGTATTCGGAGCACACCGAGCAAATGTTTGTTTTAGCACCCCCAACCGAGGCGATGCAGTTGAACTCGGACGGGAGTTCATCGACTGCCAAGACAGCGATGGCAGCAAAGGGGTTACCGTGACGGTTGAGCTGCCGGTGCTGCCGGCTCTGTTCATCATTGGCGATGGGAAGAATGATCTGACAAGTGTTTTGTGCGTGGAGCAAGGGGAGGTATTACCGGTAGCCGGCTCATGCTAGACGTGGAGGTACCTCAATCAAGGAGAGAATCATCATGGTTGATGACGACCAGAACAGGGCAGCCGTACATGTTCCCCTCACCCCAAGAcgaccccctccatccatctTGTGCCAATCACGCCGTTTATGGTATGTCTGTGTAACCATGCCAATTGTGTTGTCTTGTACAGGATTCCACGGCCCTTGCCTTGGAAGCTCTTCTCATTCGCCCTCGGCATGCCAGATAGGTATGCCACACGGTGCTCGTAAAGGCGACCCTTGATGTGCATCGAGGGTCTATCGCTGCCGGCAGATGGGGTTGTCAGCACAGAGGTGACGTGATCTGTGTCCCCTGATATCACATGATTGTGTGTGTTTGACGACATGCCTGTCGTGTGTATCCCGAGCATAATAGGCACACTCGCATTCTATCAAGCCGAGCCGGACTTGTTCGCCGTCCCAAGACATCATAAATAAGCCCGACTCGTCTTCTCAACGTTGCAAGGCCGAAGCACACAGCATGCCCAGTGCCTTAGGTAGGTAACCACTTCGCAATGTCCCCCATATCCTCAGCCCTCCACGCGGCTCTTGCCAgccttcaccttctccccatcctctccctctcctccctcgtcctcctcatcctctggCACTACCTCTCCTACCGCCCCCTCTCGCACATCCCCggccccttcctcgccaaaTTCACCAACCTTTACAAAATCTACGCCTGGTCCACAGCCCGTCAAGCCCACGTCTACGGCGCCCTCCCCGCCAagttctcctcctccctcatccgcATCGCCCCCCAAgagctcctctcctccgaCCCGGACTTCATCCGCCAGATGAACTCGGCCCGCACGGAATACGCCCGCTCAAGCTGGTACAcccctctccgcctcgaCCCCTGGGGCGGGAACCTCTTTGTCTGCACCTCCAACACGGCGCATACCGCCCTTCGGGCCAAGCTCGCAAACGGGTACAATGCGAAGGAGGTCCCATCGTTGGAGAGCGACATCGAGCACATCATTAGCAAACTTGTGTCCTATATCAGAAAGCGATGCATTTCCGAGCCACGCGGCCCGACGAGGAAGGTGGATTTTGCGAGAATCTCCCAGTTCTTCACGCTCGATGTTATCACCAGAGTCGCTTATGGGAAGGAGTTTGGGTATCTAGACCGGAACGAGGACATATTTGACTGGATCAGAACGATCAACGACCAGGCGGCGTGGTTGGGCATCATGAGTGACTGGCCTGTTGTGGGCAAGATCTTGACGAACAAGCACGTCCTCGCGGTTGTTGggccggagaagaagaagaagtctggcgggggggtgggagggattATGAAGATGGCTGAGGAGATCGTCGCCGAGAGGTTCGCCCCTGGGGCGGAGAAGGATAGGAAGGACATGCTCGGGGCCTTTGTCCGGCATGGGGTTACGCAGCGGGAGTgcgaggtggaggtgctgtTTCAGATTGTGGCGGGGAGTGACACTACGGCTGTGgcggtgaggggggtggtgctgtaTTTGGCGGCGTGTAGGAGGGTTTATTTGAGATTGCAGAAAGAAATTGACGacggggtgagggaggggaggatttCGAGTCCGGTGAAgaatgaggaggggaagaggttggagttGTTGCAGGCGAGTTTGCCGTGTGGGGGTTTTTGCTGAAGACAGGGACTGACGGTTGGCAGGCTGTGATTTATGAGACTCTTCGCATGCAGCCTCCTATTATGGCCCTATTGCTCAAGCAAGTACCGCCTCAGGGGGATTACATCAACGGCCAGTTTATCCCCGGTGGCACGAGGGTCGGGCAGAACGCCTGGGCGATCATGCAAGACAAAGCCCTCTTTGGCGAAGATGCCGATGTGTTTCGACCTGAGAGGTGGCTCGAGGTTGACCCCGTGaccaagaggaagatggccgACACGGTCGAGATGATTTTTGGGTATGGGAGATGGGTCTGCCTCGGCAAGCCGATGGCTTTTATGGAGTTGAACAAGGTCATTGTTGAGGTAAGGCCCTCGATTGATTAGTTGTTGGCATTAACACCTTGGCTAACAATCACCAGCTACTCCGCCGCTTTGACTTTGAGATGGCAGACCCCAAAAGcaggatgatggagaaggagtACGGTCTGTTGATTCAGAGTGGACAGTGGATGAGGATTACCGAGAGATTTCCAGAAAACAGGGAGGAGTGAGGTCACCAGGCTCGAACACTTCCGGAAGCCACTTTGACATATTGAGCCCTGCGAATGGATGTCAGCGCAGCCCAAGGTCTTGACAATCGTCCTAATCCCACACAAGGGCCGATAGGAGGGAGAGTCGATATTATTCCAGCTCCTATAGACATTGGTTCTCAACTGACCCAAATAGAGCCTACAGCTGTCGGGAGCATAATAGACCTCAGTCCAGAACAATGATTGGAGCGGGAAGACGAGGCAGTCAAGCGCAGTGCTGAAGCGCGCCACTGGTAAAGCGTTTCCGACTACCGAGAATCCCCATAACGTTCCTACTTCGGCCAAATATATGCCCAAGTTTATGGGGTTCTCCCCCGATGTGACCCCACAAAACTAGACCGGGCCTAGCAAACGCGGGCGTCTGCCTCCGTTTTTCGCCCGTTTCGACAGccgcaacctcctccgcatcgCTTCCGGAACATCGGCGGCGCACCCCAGCCGTGAGCGGGCCCGGCCGACCTGCTGGCGATGGGAATCACTTCGATTTATGTCGTGAAAGGAGCACATGATGTCACGGAATGGACACCATTCACGGCTTCGTGAGCCGGGTTAGGCAGGTCTTGATGCCGGGTTGACGGGATGCTTTCCGCAACAGCTGGGACAGACTCAACTGAGAATGCGAATCCCAACACCGAGAGAGGATTCGTGATATAAAAGATGACCCCAAGACAGTCTCGGTCTGGTGCTTGCTCTTGATCAACAGGGTCAACACCAGGAAGTCTTCAACAGTCGCTGCCGACAACATGCGCGCCGTCTACGCCATTCTCGCTGGCTTGCTTGCCACCGGCAGTGCCTCTCCCCTTGAGGCACGCCAGTCTGGCAACCCCTTTGTTGGCCGCAGCCTGTTCGTCAACCCCAAGTACAGCGAGTCGCTCGAGAGGACTCGCCAGGCCTTCCTGTCCCGCGGAGACCAGACCAACGCGGCCAAGGTGCAGTACGTCCAGAACAAGGTCGGCACCTTTGTCTGGATCTccaacatcttcctccttcGCGACATCGATGACGCCATCCGCAATGCCCGCGCTGCTCAGTCTAGGGGCGAGAAGCCCATCGTCGGTCTTGTGCTGTACAACCTCCCCGACCGCGACTGCAGCGCCGGTCATTCTTCAGGAGAGCTGAGTCTGGACCAAAACGGTCTGAACCGTTACCGCACCGAGTATGTCCAGCCTTTTGCtcagaagctcaaggccgCATCGGATCTTCAGTTTGCTGTTATTCTTGAGCCTGATGCCATCGGCAACATGGTGACCGGCACCACTGCCTTCTGCCGCAACGCCCGCGGGCCCCAGCAGGACGGCATTGCCTATGCTATTCAGCAGCTCCAGGCCAGCAACATCCACCTCTACCTTGACGTCGCCAACGGCGGCTGGCTCGGCTGGGCGGACAATCTCAAGCCTAGTAAGCAGTGACCTCTCACAAAACCAAAAGAGATCGAACTAACTCCCTTTAAGCCGCCGCCGAAGTAGCCACCATCCTCCAAAAGGCCGGCAGCAACGCCCGCATCCGCGGCTACTCCAGCAACGTCTCCAACTACAACCCCTactccaccaacaacccacccccataCACGGCCGGCAGCCCCTCGGCCGACGAGTCCCGCtacgccacctccctcggcaaCGCCCTCCGCGAGCGCGGCCTCCCCACCAACTTCATCATCGACCAAGGCCGCGTCGCCCTCGACGGCGCCCGCAAGGAATGGGGCGAGTGGTGCAACGTCTCCCCCGCCGGCTTCGGTCAACCTTTCAcgaccaacaccaacaaccccaacgtcGACGCCATCCTCTGGGTCAAGCCCGGTGGCGAGTCGGACGGGACGTGTGGCATGTCGGGGGCTCCGCAGGCGGGCGCGTGGTTTGATGCCTATGCGCAGATGTTGACCACGAATGCGCACCCCGAGATTCGTGCtgatggtggtagtggtggtagTCCTGCTCCTGGACCTAGCTCGACGGCCGTGGCGCCTTCGCCAAGTGCTACTCCGGGTGGAAACTGTGCTGCTAGGTGGGCTCAATGTGGCGGGCAGGGATGGACAGGGCCGACGTGCTGTGCCCAGGGGACGTGCCAGGCTAGTAACCAGTGGTATTCGCAGTGCTTGTAGATTGTATATGGTGGGTGGCAAGAAGGGGGTGTGGAGAAAGATGTAAATAGCATGTGTGGTTGACTTTGTACATAAGCATGGTCTATGAGATGGCATATGGGTCATGAACCCGAATCTCAGGGCAAAATTCATATGTGTGACTTTATCATTAAGTCTTCAGACCAAAGGAGCTTGTTCGAGTTAAGCTTTACGAGCGAACTTGACAATGGAAGCCGCCAAGCCCACCTACCAGACTTAGCTTGGTGCTTGGCTTGACTTTGACAGTTAAGCCAAGTTTTATGCCAGCCCTGATCAAACCTATATCTTCGTTCTATGACCCAACATCCCCTAGTAGACCACAGGTTCAAGTTTCCAATCTATCATACTCCCGGACAATGCCTACCTGACTGGACACTAGGTCTTAGAACGATGTCACCCTCCTCTGCTGGCGTGACCTTGGTTTGCCCACAGCTTGTTGGCATGGAACTACCTAAACACTGGAATCAGACCCAAGCTGAACGTCCCGAAGCGTTTTTCCTCTGGCGGAGTATTCCCGCTGTTAATTATGCACCCGCGTACTGTCCTGGGTCAAACAAAGAGCTGGCCGCTGCAGCACAAGGCTCATGATAGCCTCAACCTTGAAGCTTTCACAAAAGAACAGACCTCCATCTGCGACACCAGACGGGAAAGTGCGGGAAATGCATCTATTCAGGCAGTGGCATATGGCAATGATCGACATTGTCCATTGTGATTTCCACGCGGCAGACACATGCCAAGCCTCGCCCCAGACCTGCTCCTTTGTAAACAATCAGGCTCAACCATCTTGGGGTTCTTTGTTCTATTAAAGGTGCCGCTTTACCCTACGTCAAGACTGTGGCATGTGCTATCGATGCGGAACCTGTCCgcccctcaacccctgaCCCCTGACCCCTATTTTCTTAACACCTCACACCTAAGGTTGAGGAAAGTCAACTTGGCTCCTCTTTCCATTCTCTAGGAAACTGTGCACCCcagtttcttcttctcattctGTGtacttttatttatttttattctTGATGGCTTCTTCCTAAGATGGCATCATCACGATACAGCCTCGACAGCAGAACAACATTCGTTGGGTCCCCGATCAGcccttcaacaacacatGCCATTCCCAAGCTGCATGGTGAAGGACTGGGTCTGCTACACAACCGGGAAAAGTCTCCTTGCAGTCCCACCATAATCCGGAGTTGGCGAGAAGACACGACCCAAGAAGGCCAAACACCAGCCAGGAGATCACAGGTCCTTATAATCACGCTGTACCTtctcgccttcttcaccgcCCTAATCTGCGCGACATGGGGCATCGTCGCCTATTCCACATCACAAACATCTTCTCAGTGCAACTCTCACGTCACGAGCGGGAAAGCGGacaccctccacctcgccTCAGACATCAGCGGCCTTGTGCCAGAATGTATgatttttcccttttttctcCTCACAGCCCACCCAGGACACGGCTCTAAACAacccctacctacctacctagtcTCCCTCCGCCCCCAAACCTTCCACCCTGACCCCGAGCCCccaaccaacagcaccaccccccctcccgcctggacctcctccttccccctcggCAACggcttcatcaccaccccacccaacttcaacccatccggcaattcccacctccctcccccgatGGAGTTCCATAACCAGCAAGTCTACTCGGTGGCTGTCTTCCACCAGCTTCACTGCCTGCAGATGATCATGACGAGGTACAACTCGCTTGTTGCGGGTGATGTTAAGTATAAAAGAATGCAAgggcatgatgatgatcacAGCCACATCAACCACTGCTTTGGCTACCTGAGACAGAGCCTCATGTGTTGCGGGGATACCGCGCTTGAGGGGCAGAATCCGGAGACGGAGGGGCAAAAGGTCGAGACcgatgggatgggggtggtgcaCATGTGCAAGGACTTTCAGGTGGTTGTGGaatgggtggaggggaggagggttagTGACGAGAGAGGGGGTTAGGTGTACCAGTGTGTACTAGTTTCTTTCTCGGACGCTCTGCTTGTGGCATTTACTCGCGATTATGGGTTAGGATGTTCACTTTGGGGGACACAAAACGTAGAACGGGAATAAGCTGCCCGAAATGGCGCTCTTGGTGGAGTTGTACAGCCGAGAGACGATCTAGGAGAGGCGCAATAAACCCGAGAAACATGcagtcatcatcagcctTATCAATAGTCCTATGTTGTGTAGCTTTTGTTGGACATCGAGATGGATTTACCAATGAAGATAAGGTAGACTGGAGCATCCTCATCAGTAAGTACATATGGTATAACTCTGATCCCCTCCAGTGCATTGTTCCTCTCTATCATCTCTTCGCATTAGGTCCCAAGCAAGATGTTGGCAGAAGTCTTGAGcggcttctttttccttgcGGCAGGTTTCGCCCAAGGTCAACCATGGGATTTTGTGTAAGTTATTGCCTTAGTCTACTCTTCGCCTTCGACACAGGCTATTAATGCTGAGCTCAGGATCGCAGGCGGGGGAACAGCTGGTCTTACACTCGCTGCACGTTTCTCCGAGATCCCCTCGTCCAATATCCTGGTTCTCGAAGGAGCTGCAGCCGTATTACAAGAAATCAGAGCAGTTTGTGACTTCATCAAAGGAGGTCAAGCACGATCTAGGAGTCCAGTTTCTTGACGAGACAGTGCATGGGAAGAATGGACCAATTGTAAACTCCTTTCCAGAAGTCTACGGCCCGTTCCAGAAGACATGGGCGAGAACATATGAGAAGCTGGGCCTAGGGGTCACCGGAGACCCGAGAGGAGGACTTTCTTTGGGCGGCTTTGCTTAATCCGTTCAACATTGGCTCGAAAACCAAGGAACAGAGCTACCCTGGTAAGAGGCACTATCTTGCAGCCAAAGGGAGAAAGAATCTCAAGGTCTTTACCGGGGCTCGCTTTCATGACAAAGATTCACACCGATGTGAGAAAGCAAGGCGCCCGCCCCTCCAACTGTCACAGGCGTGGGGTATGCCAAGGACGGAGTGAAGCACAATGTCTGGATCAACGAGGAGGTGATTGTCTCGGCCAGAGCAGTTGAGTCTCCCAAGCTGCTAGAGCTGCCATTCCCAGGCAGCTCTAGACTTCTGAACAAGTTGGGAAccaaggtggtggtcaacAATGGCTTTTGTTGGAGAGAATTACCAAAATCACCTCATGTTGCCTCTGGGGTTAGTACCTTGCTCATTGTCCTCAAGATCCTAAGATCCAGAACCCTAACACCCACACCAAATTAATGGCAAAATCCCATCTCACCACAGCCGAAGACTTCGCCGACCCCACCGTCTTCCAAGCAGCCTTCTCCGAATACCTTAC from Podospora bellae-mahoneyi strain CBS 112042 chromosome 4, whole genome shotgun sequence harbors:
- a CDS encoding hypothetical protein (EggNog:ENOG503PF52) yields the protein MDSQGTNIFRKFGTKKKRDSMPLPTKRIILPKRTETRETAHTVAQADAGSPLPASTSLDLDRAIPPLHDPPSSQSQPQPQPPTAELTLSEPWVSSHHHHHHRRAHSTSTRNGTPTPSPWEEAEMNRLKASHEEQIRDLKMKLGMELEDTRRDMARRTHQLVELTRLHDRDKEAVERVKELEKEGEKVREELNILKNNAKQNFQIAEEWKKAHDDLTREKERLAEELKEGRGQLESSEKQVAKLEGERGKLTRLLQDAEVDFQRMVEEGEVKFAKEREVHRSETDSQLRTLLEKMEDGKRRLKAEYEVEKSAMTQQMQGLKAEQKHQARRYEEQIQRLKDESTVRLQELRRHYQIELESQAAKYKTEISHRMEESDAKMAAYMMDRDEQAAREREQYERQIADLKQVLMERPGDFDLRLVSDRSLKEEYRALKRSVDTITFNLGPMTIDRNIDAASFLEREGKGQERLFVKALIWAMILDGFFSAPYGFGALGPGGNGGPLFELYRSWKEIVEGDGSKDENGPLGQNEFGPLYRDRYANSWRSTTFQSILYAAAAKDADGNSLATGVSKTVQVNRQRVQDNMLAMLKSVCRGDVSKEIQEELTVAVGRASELAIVFGAHRANVCFSTPNRGDAVELGREFIDCQDSDGSKGVTVTVELPVLPALFIIGDGKNDLTSVLCVEQGEVLPVAGSC
- a CDS encoding hypothetical protein (EggNog:ENOG503NV98; COG:Q); the encoded protein is MSPISSALHAALASLHLLPILSLSSLVLLILWHYLSYRPLSHIPGPFLAKFTNLYKIYAWSTARQAHVYGALPAKFSSSLIRIAPQELLSSDPDFIRQMNSARTEYARSSWYTPLRLDPWGGNLFVCTSNTAHTALRAKLANGYNAKEVPSLESDIEHIISKLVSYIRKRCISEPRGPTRKVDFARISQFFTLDVITRVAYGKEFGYLDRNEDIFDWIRTINDQAAWLGIMSDWPVVGKILTNKHVLAVVGPEKKKKSGGGVGGIMKMAEEIVAERFAPGAEKDRKDMLGAFVRHGVTQRECEVEVLFQIVAGSDTTAVAVRGVVLYLAACRRVYLRLQKEIDDGVREGRISSPAVIYETLRMQPPIMALLLKQVPPQGDYINGQFIPGGTRVGQNAWAIMQDKALFGEDADVFRPERWLEVDPVTKRKMADTVEMIFGYGRWVCLGKPMAFMELNKVIVELLRRFDFEMADPKSRMMEKEYGLLIQSGQWMRITERFPENREE
- the GH6D gene encoding putative exoglucanase gh6d (CAZy:GH6; COG:G; EggNog:ENOG503NYTF) → MRAVYAILAGLLATGSASPLEARQSGNPFVGRSLFVNPKYSESLERTRQAFLSRGDQTNAAKVQYVQNKVGTFVWISNIFLLRDIDDAIRNARAAQSRGEKPIVGLVLYNLPDRDCSAGHSSGELSLDQNGLNRYRTEYVQPFAQKLKAASDLQFAVILEPDAIGNMVTGTTAFCRNARGPQQDGIAYAIQQLQASNIHLYLDVANGGWLGWADNLKPTAAEVATILQKAGSNARIRGYSSNVSNYNPYSTNNPPPYTAGSPSADESRYATSLGNALRERGLPTNFIIDQGRVALDGARKEWGEWCNVSPAGFGQPFTTNTNNPNVDAILWVKPGGESDGTCGMSGAPQAGAWFDAYAQMLTTNAHPEIRADGGSGGSPAPGPSSTAVAPSPSATPGGNCAARWAQCGGQGWTGPTCCAQGTCQASNQWYSQCL
- a CDS encoding hypothetical protein (EggNog:ENOG503P2KE; COG:S) yields the protein MASSRYSLDSRTTFVGSPISPSTTHAIPKLHGEGLGLLHNREKSPCSPTIIRSWREDTTQEGQTPARRSQVLIITLYLLAFFTALICATWGIVAYSTSQTSSQCNSHVTSGKADTLHLASDISGLVPEFSLRPQTFHPDPEPPTNSTTPPPAWTSSFPLGNGFITTPPNFNPSGNSHLPPPMEFHNQQVYSVAVFHQLHCLQMIMTRYNSLVAGDVKYKRMQGHDDDHSHINHCFGYLRQSLMCCGDTALEGQNPETEGQKVETDGMGVVHMCKDFQVVVEWVEGRRVSDERGG
- a CDS encoding hypothetical protein (EggNog:ENOG503NWDN; COG:E), translating into MLAEVLSGFFFLAAGFAQGQPWDFVLLMLSSGSQAGEQLVLHSLHVSPRSPRPISWFSKELQPYYKKSEQFVTSSKEVKHDLGVQFLDETVHGKNGPIVNSFPEVYGPFQKTWARTYEKLGLGVTGDPRGGLSLGGFA